The following are encoded together in the Clostridium sp. BJN0013 genome:
- a CDS encoding DUF4340 domain-containing protein, giving the protein MAPVEEKADKNKIAPVLDAVSKVLALEFIDDNPANFDKYGLKNPLYSLEFENSKGIKKLYIGNEKEGSEYYARVEGSNDVFSLSEEGFTFLDEPLKEFVEEQK; this is encoded by the coding sequence ATTGCACCAGTTGAAGAAAAGGCAGATAAAAATAAAATAGCACCGGTACTAGATGCTGTATCTAAAGTTCTTGCTCTAGAATTTATAGATGATAATCCTGCAAATTTTGATAAGTATGGTTTAAAAAATCCTCTTTATAGTTTAGAGTTTGAAAATTCAAAAGGTATAAAAAAATTATATATAGGAAATGAAAAAGAGGGTAGTGAATATTATGCTAGAGTTGAGGGATCAAATGATGTTTTTTCTTTAAGTGAAGAAGGATTTACTTTTCTTGATGAACCATTAAAAGAATTTGTTGAGGAACAAAAATAG
- a CDS encoding DUF4340 domain-containing protein, producing the protein MKFYKNVIILGIIVVLLSAAYFITERKNAQSAIETSTANKIKILNLKLDDISKIEINNKREKLLFEKKQGKWVLVEPADIKYDQAVANGLPLSIFYITANKLIAEKSTDFTQYGLDNPAIISISTPGGKNSTLEIGNLTSSKDSYYAKLNESSSIYTIDKNKVESILLTQNAVKDKNVLSLSRELRPRMLAEDITRVTLKKIVH; encoded by the coding sequence ATGAAGTTTTATAAAAATGTAATTATACTGGGTATAATAGTTGTACTACTTTCAGCTGCTTATTTTATAACTGAAAGAAAAAATGCACAAAGTGCCATAGAAACAAGTACAGCTAATAAAATAAAAATCTTAAACTTGAAGCTAGATGATATTTCTAAAATTGAAATAAATAATAAAAGGGAAAAATTATTATTTGAAAAAAAACAGGGCAAATGGGTGTTAGTAGAACCAGCAGACATAAAATATGACCAAGCGGTTGCTAATGGTCTGCCATTAAGTATATTCTATATTACAGCTAATAAGTTAATAGCTGAAAAAAGTACTGATTTTACCCAGTATGGGTTAGATAATCCTGCAATAATATCTATTAGTACACCGGGTGGTAAAAATAGTACATTAGAAATAGGAAATCTAACTTCCTCTAAAGACAGTTATTATGCAAAATTGAATGAGAGCAGCAGTATTTATACTATTGATAAAAATAAAGTTGAGTCCATTTTACTTACACAAAATGCAGTAAAGGATAAAAATGTATTATCCCTTAGTCGGGAACTCCGTCCTAGAATGTTAGCAGAAGATATTACTAGGGTAACTTTGAAAAAAATAGTACACTAG
- a CDS encoding ABC transporter ATP-binding protein translates to MIEVINLTKNYGNIKAVNNLNFEVKKGEIVGFLGPNGAGKSTTMNIITGYMSSTGGTAKVCGFDILEEPIEVKKRIGYLPEQTPLYTNMTVIEFLNFISDLKLVEKKQKKKHLEEIIKKVNLIQVKDRLIGNLSNGYKHRVGLAQALIGDPEILILDEPTTGLDPAQIIEIRKLIVDLGKEHTVILSSHILPEVSAVCQKVIIINKGEIVAVDTLDNLSKRFINYSKFHITMVGDKKLIEEKLSGIDDIKSIQVDKEKEDNVISYIIETSKDKDVRKTLFYVMANAGLPILESKSLDTSLEDIFVQLVTDEKEVK, encoded by the coding sequence GTGATAGAAGTAATAAATCTCACCAAAAACTATGGAAATATAAAAGCTGTAAACAATTTGAATTTTGAAGTTAAAAAAGGAGAGATAGTAGGTTTTTTGGGACCAAATGGTGCAGGCAAATCTACTACAATGAATATAATAACAGGGTATATGTCTTCAACAGGGGGAACTGCTAAAGTATGTGGTTTTGACATTTTAGAAGAACCTATAGAGGTAAAAAAACGTATAGGATATCTGCCAGAACAAACACCTCTCTATACAAACATGACTGTAATAGAATTTTTAAATTTCATAAGTGATTTAAAATTAGTTGAAAAGAAGCAAAAAAAGAAGCATTTAGAGGAAATTATAAAAAAAGTTAATCTGATACAGGTGAAAGATAGGTTAATTGGGAATCTTTCCAATGGATATAAGCATAGAGTGGGTTTGGCACAAGCACTTATAGGAGATCCAGAGATACTTATTTTGGACGAACCCACAACGGGGCTTGATCCAGCACAAATAATAGAAATAAGAAAACTTATAGTAGATTTGGGAAAAGAACATACAGTTATATTGAGTTCACATATTCTTCCAGAAGTAAGTGCTGTATGTCAGAAAGTGATTATAATAAATAAAGGAGAGATTGTTGCAGTAGATACCCTTGATAACTTGTCAAAAAGATTTATCAACTATTCAAAGTTTCATATTACAATGGTTGGAGATAAAAAACTTATAGAAGAAAAACTTTCAGGTATTGATGATATAAAATCAATACAGGTAGATAAGGAAAAAGAAGATAATGTTATAAGTTATATTATTGAAACAAGTAAAGATAAGGATGTGAGGAAAACTCTTTTTTATGTCATGGCTAATGCAGGGTTACCTATACTTGAATCCAAATCATTAGATACTTCCTTAGAGGATATATTTGTTCAACTTGTAACAGACGAAAAGGAGGTAAAATAA
- a CDS encoding Gldg family protein, whose amino-acid sequence MKAILKNEIKYNFNSPMYYIVIGLFILVTSIYYFIGNVYNQSVDLSSLLGTMSIILLFIVPILTAKTIAEDKRNGMEILLITSPTKLSHIILVKFFSVLFVFFTIVWISFIYPIILFIFSDLSITTVVGQYLGFILLGIAMIAFGIFISSLTESVVTASAISFIGLLIMMLIEPISNSFGGSISKVLNWFSIFSRYDDITKGIFSLNTVIYYLSFAAVFIFLTIRIIEKRRWHNNVKYSFNSLTLVILVIVIAIIVNLLAGQNPIKFDLSSNRLYSIGDTTQAIIGRLNKNVVIYGLFDDGKINSDYKRVDELLSKYENKSKNHITVKYVDPDKNTRIIKQLDPDGNLELKKNDFVVISGNRLKKLSYEDLFQIKVDQSFSQYAAASQAEQGFTGAIKYVTSDITNVVYFAEDNGEDNLQSSYKTFKSSLEKNNFVIKSVNLNAVKEIPKDTSVLVFLSPERDLTIGEKDKVSKFLNNGGKAVFLFNSISSDPAFTQFDAIIKEYNLSLNYDRVKENDETKHLPDDPYSLILDVGSNETIPLELSGMLMDNARSINILKNEKKEIKAASLIKTSNTSIGEQMDKTKGKDNEGPLNLAVAAESKATLKPSQIIVLGSSVFLNESTKQKYFSYFSTGNYFFISALNWTQDKSSDVIIGAKSLNSGKISISQFSANIIGFFVIGVIPVSILGYGLAVWLKRRNL is encoded by the coding sequence ATGAAGGCAATTTTAAAAAATGAGATTAAATATAATTTTAATTCCCCTATGTATTATATTGTAATTGGATTGTTTATATTAGTAACTTCCATATATTATTTTATTGGAAATGTTTATAATCAATCTGTGGATTTAAGCAGTTTGCTTGGGACTATGAGTATTATTTTATTATTTATAGTACCTATTCTTACAGCTAAAACTATAGCTGAGGATAAAAGAAATGGTATGGAAATACTGTTAATTACTTCTCCTACTAAATTATCACATATTATTTTAGTAAAATTTTTTTCTGTTTTATTTGTATTTTTTACAATTGTTTGGATTTCATTTATTTATCCCATAATATTATTTATTTTTTCTGATTTATCAATTACTACAGTTGTTGGACAGTATTTAGGCTTTATTCTTCTTGGGATAGCCATGATAGCTTTTGGAATATTCATTTCTTCGCTGACGGAAAGTGTGGTGACAGCATCTGCTATAAGTTTTATAGGGCTTTTAATTATGATGCTTATAGAGCCTATAAGTAATTCTTTTGGTGGCAGTATATCTAAAGTGTTGAACTGGTTTTCAATATTTTCAAGATATGATGATATAACTAAAGGAATTTTTTCACTAAATACTGTTATTTACTATTTAAGTTTTGCCGCTGTATTTATATTCTTAACTATTAGGATAATAGAAAAAAGGCGGTGGCACAACAATGTAAAATATAGTTTTAATTCTTTAACGCTTGTTATATTAGTAATAGTAATTGCTATAATTGTAAATCTTCTGGCAGGGCAAAACCCTATAAAATTTGACTTATCCTCAAATAGACTATACTCCATAGGTGATACTACTCAGGCTATTATTGGAAGATTAAATAAAAATGTAGTAATATATGGACTTTTTGATGATGGAAAAATTAATAGTGATTATAAGAGAGTGGATGAGTTACTGAGTAAATACGAAAATAAATCTAAAAATCATATAACTGTAAAATATGTGGATCCTGATAAAAATACAAGAATAATTAAACAGCTTGATCCTGATGGAAATCTTGAATTAAAAAAAAATGATTTTGTTGTAATTAGCGGTAATAGGCTTAAAAAGCTGTCTTATGAGGATCTCTTTCAAATTAAAGTAGATCAGTCTTTTTCACAATACGCTGCAGCTTCCCAGGCAGAACAGGGTTTTACAGGTGCAATTAAGTATGTAACTTCTGATATAACTAATGTTGTTTATTTTGCTGAAGATAATGGCGAAGATAACTTACAGAGTAGCTATAAAACTTTTAAAAGCAGTTTGGAAAAAAATAATTTTGTTATTAAGTCTGTAAATCTTAATGCAGTAAAGGAAATACCCAAGGATACAAGTGTTTTAGTGTTTTTATCTCCAGAAAGAGATTTAACAATAGGTGAAAAAGATAAAGTGAGTAAATTCCTTAATAATGGAGGAAAAGCAGTATTTTTATTTAACTCTATTAGTTCTGATCCTGCCTTTACTCAATTTGATGCAATCATTAAAGAATATAATTTATCACTAAATTATGATAGGGTGAAAGAAAATGATGAAACAAAACATTTACCAGATGATCCTTATTCTTTAATACTTGATGTGGGAAGTAATGAAACAATACCCCTTGAACTTTCAGGAATGCTTATGGATAACGCCAGGAGTATAAATATTTTAAAAAATGAAAAAAAAGAAATCAAAGCTGCTTCACTAATAAAGACAAGCAATACTTCCATTGGAGAACAAATGGATAAAACTAAGGGTAAGGATAATGAAGGACCATTAAATTTGGCAGTGGCTGCTGAAAGTAAGGCTACATTAAAACCTTCACAGATAATTGTTTTAGGAAGTTCCGTATTTCTTAATGAAAGTACTAAGCAGAAATATTTTTCCTATTTTAGCACTGGAAATTATTTTTTCATAAGTGCATTAAATTGGACACAGGATAAAAGTAGTGATGTGATTATAGGTGCAAAATCATTAAACAGCGGAAAAATTTCTATTAGTCAGTTTAGTGCAAATATAATAGGTTTTTTTGTTATAGGTGTGATACCTGTAAGTATATTAGGGTATGGTTTGGCTGTCTGGTTAAAAAGGAGGAACCTATGA
- a CDS encoding Hsp20/alpha crystallin family protein, which translates to MQINTNNLEQQGANIQQLRFVPISSNVSCMGTTVNYGIGTHSGVAMNAFSNNSQPMTSWTVSPQVGYINASQMTNTTPCISASQFGQMGSGTFNGITYNTQIPMGRSLMIQPTVDISETSSDIMVSAYVSNSAINDLKLNVTDDSLTISGTLLNGSNQFVLNRTIPLSTSVRAEAVEATLQSGVVEIRLPKTEKFNRSAHTLSKDTGSVMISK; encoded by the coding sequence ATGCAAATTAATACTAATAATTTAGAACAACAAGGAGCCAATATACAACAGTTAAGATTTGTCCCAATATCTTCCAATGTTTCGTGCATGGGTACTACTGTTAACTATGGAATTGGTACACATTCAGGAGTGGCAATGAATGCTTTTTCCAATAATTCTCAACCTATGACTAGCTGGACTGTTAGTCCACAGGTGGGATATATTAATGCTTCTCAAATGACTAATACTACACCTTGCATTTCAGCATCTCAATTTGGTCAAATGGGAAGTGGAACTTTTAATGGTATAACTTATAATACTCAAATTCCTATGGGAAGAAGTCTTATGATCCAGCCTACTGTAGATATTTCAGAAACATCCAGTGATATTATGGTGTCTGCTTATGTATCGAATTCTGCAATAAATGATTTGAAACTTAATGTTACTGATGATTCATTAACGATATCTGGTACTTTATTAAATGGTTCTAATCAATTTGTATTAAATAGAACAATTCCGCTTTCAACAAGTGTAAGGGCAGAGGCTGTGGAAGCTACGCTGCAAAGTGGAGTTGTTGAAATTAGATTGCCAAAAACAGAAAAATTTAATAGATCAGCTCATACTTTAAGTAAAGATACAGGCAGTGTAATGATAAGTAAATAA